A part of Acipenser ruthenus chromosome 48, fAciRut3.2 maternal haplotype, whole genome shotgun sequence genomic DNA contains:
- the LOC131721212 gene encoding zinc finger protein 883-like: MESVYIKQEEGLELFPLHIKEETELQLVHIKEEETELEPVHIKQETELEPVHIKEETELQPVHIKQETELEPVHMKEEETELEPYYIKVVTELEPVHIKEEETELEPVPIKEESIDLFKDSENISRPKISHQCSECGKIFSQLGDLKRHQQIHTGEKPYHCIECGKRFSRLGSLKTHQRIHTGEKPYHCNECGESFSQLGNLKTHQRIHTGEKPYHCFECGESFRRLGHLKQHQQIHSGEKLYHCCECNKSFRGSGDLKRHQIIHTGEKPYHCTECGKSFRDLGNLKKHQRIHTGEKPYRCTDCGESFRESGTLNRHQRIHTGEKPYYCTECGDSFRESGKLKTHQRIHTGERPYHCTHCGERFRESGNLKTHQRIHTGEKPYHCNDCGESFNRLGNLKTHQRIHTGEKPYHCTNCGKTFAFSSQVKKHKCQF, encoded by the coding sequence ATggagtctgtttacattaaacaggaggaggGTCTGGAATTGTTTCCtctccacattaaagaagagactgaactgcagcttgtccacattaaagaagaagagactgaactggagcctgtccacattaaacaagagactgaactggagcctgtccacattaaagaagagactgaactgcagcctgtccacattaaacaagagactgaactggagcctgtccacatgaaagaggaagagactgaattGGAGCCATACTACATTAAAGTAgtgactgaactggagcctgtccacattaaagaggaggagaCTGAACTCGAACCTGTCCCCATTAAAGAGGAGTCTATTGACTTGTTTAAGGATTCAGAAAACATATCCCGGCCAAAGATATCACATCAATGTAGTGAATGTGGAAAGATCTTCAGTCAGTTAGgagacctaaaaagacaccaacaaattcacactggagaaaagcCGTATCACTGTATCGAATgcgggaagagattcagtcggttaggaagcctaaaaacacaccagcgaattcacactggagagaagccgtatcactgtaatgaatgtggagagagcttcagtcagttaggaaacctaaaaacacaccagcgaattcacactggagagaagccgtatcactgttttgaatgtggAGAGAGCTTCAGACGGTTAGGACACCTAAAacaacaccagcaaattcacagtgGAGAGAAGCTGTATCACTGTTGTGAATGTAATAAGAGTTTCAGAGGGTCAGgagacctaaaaagacaccagataattcacactggagagaagccgtatcactgtacggAATGTGGTAAGAGCTTCAGAGATTTAGGCAAtctaaaaaaacaccagcgaattcacacaggagagaagccgtatcgcTGCACTGACTGTGGGGAGAGTTTCAGAGAATCTGGAACACTAAacagacaccagcgaattcacactggagagaagccgtattactgtactgaatgtggggacAGTTTCAGAGAGTCAGgaaaactaaaaacacaccagcgaattcacacaggagagaggcCGTATCACTGTACTCATTGTGGGGAGCGTTTCAGAgagtcaggaaacctaaaaacacaccaacgaattcacactggagagaagccgtatcactgcaATGACTGTGGGGAGAGCTTCAATcggttaggaaacctaaaaacacaccagcgaattcacactggagagaagccgtatcactgtacaaATTGTGGCAAGACATTTGCTTTCTCCAGTCAAGTAAAGAAGCATAAatgccagttttga
- the LOC117971873 gene encoding zinc finger protein 883-like, with product MKTRNRNKGTARRSTRNNEAGGATEEISPDPKTHTEIEHSQIKREALDVQCANINGEATELDCSHIKGEATELDCSHVKGEAIELDCNHIKGDATELEPVPTKDAAVGIKSKRARKPCLCSECGRSFGKLGDLRRHQLIHTGEKPFPCSDCGKSFRRKTHLSSHRLIHTGETPFPCSDCGKSFRHSGNLQKHRQIHTGEVPHVCEECGKGFRQSGHLKLHRRTHSGETPYECIDCGRCFGRLQYLRVHRRSHTGESPYYCSDCGRLFRSLGNLQSHQRIHTGEKNYHCLECGKAFRQSSVLKMHQRTHTGETPHSCPDCERKFRSAGGLAVHRRVHTGERPYSCSECGKSFRESGVLKRHERIHTGEKPYSCTKCGKSFSQLTSYNTHQRLHTEEKGFHCPDCGRSFRHANTLAGHRRIHTGETPYECTECGKRFRNPDNLKVHQRVHTGEKPYSCGECGRRFATATNLKTHQRTHSGEKGYVCSDCGKMFTEPHHLKSHARLHTGEKPFPCSQCGKKFRHSYGLQTHKRSHSEEAPYHCPDCPKRYKHLGGLKTHRRLHTGERPYNCRVCGRSFNQVTNLKTHERLHTGERPYSCADCGKSFNEQHHLKTHRRIHTGEKPYPCSQCDETFRHLNSLRRHERAHRE from the coding sequence GCGGGGCAACTGAGGAAATCTCTCCTGACCCGAAGACGCACACGGAAATCGAACATTCCCAAATTAAAAGGGAGGCTCTTGATGTGCAGTGTGCCAACATTAATGGGGAGGCCACTGAGCTGGACTGCAGCCACATTAAAGGGGAGGCCACTGAGCTGGACTGCAGCCATGTTAAAGGGGAGGCCATTGAGCTGGACTGCAACCACATTAAAGGGGATGCCACTGAGCTGGAGCCTGTCCCCACTAAAGATGCTGCTGTGGGCATCAAATCTAAAAGGGCTCGGAAGCCGTGTCTGTGCTCCGAATGCGGGAGGAGTTTCGGTAAACTAGGAGACCTCCGGAGACACCAGCTGatccacacgggagagaaaccgtttcccTGCTCCGACTGTGGCAAGAGCTTCCGACGCAAGACCCACCTGAGCTCCCACCGGCTCATCCACACGGGAGAGACTCCGTTTCCCTGCTCCGACTGCGGCAAGAGCTTCCGGCACTCCGGCAACCTCCAGAAGCACCGgcaaatccacacaggagaggTTCCGCATGTCTGTGAGGAGTGCGGGAAGGGATTCCGACAGTCTGGGCATCTGAAACTGCACCGGAGGACCCACAGCGGGGAGACTCCATACGAGTGCATTGACTGCGGGAGGTGTTTCGGGCGGCTCCAGTACCTCCGCGTTCACCGGAGATCCCACACCGGCGAGAGCCCGTACTACTGCAGCGACTGTGGGAGGCTTTTCAGAAGCCTGGGCAACCTTCAGTCCCACCAGAGGATTCACACTGGGGAGAAGAATTACCACTGCTTGGAGTGCGGCAAGGCGTTCCGCCAGTCCAGCGTGCTCAAGATGCACCAGcgcactcacacaggagagacgcCTCACAGCTGCCCTGACTGTGAGAGAAAGTTCCGGAGTGCCGGTGGCCTTGCAGTCCACAGACGTGTGCACACGGGAGAGAGACCATACAGCTGCTCTGAGTGCGGCAAGAGCTTCCGAGAATCTGGCGTGCTGAAGAGACAtgagagaattcacacaggagagaagccctaCAGTTGTACGAAGTGCGGTAAGAGCTTCAGCCAGCTGACCTCATACAACACACACCAGCGCCTCCACACGGAGGAGAAGGGGTTCCACTGCCCCGACTGCGGGAGGAGCTTCCGACACGCCAACACCCTGGCGGGACACCGGAGGATCCACACGGGAGAGACTCCGTACGAGTGCACGGAGTGCGGGAAGCGGTTCAGGAACCCAGACAACTTAAAAGTCCACCAGCGggttcacactggagagaagccctACAGCTGTGGGGAGTGTGGGAGGCGCTTTGCCACGGCCACCAACTTGAAGACCCACCAGCGCACCCACAGCGGCGAGAAAGGGTACGTCTGCTCCGACTGTGGGAAGATGTTCACTGAGCCGCACCACCTCAAATCTCACGCCCGActccacacgggagagaaaccgtttcccTGCTCCCAATGCGGGAAGAAGTTCCGACACTCCTACGGGCTTCAGACTCACAAGAGGAGTCACAGCGAGGAAGCCCCTTACCACTGCCCCGACTGCCCCAAGCGGTACAAGCACCTGGGGGGCTTGAAAACCCACCGCCGCCTCCACACGGGGGAGAGACCATACAACTGCAGGGTGTGCGGGAGGAGCTTTAATCAGGTGACCAATCTGAAGACCCACGAACGCCTTCACACGGGAGAGAGGCCATACAGCTGTGCCGACTGTGGCAAGAGCTTCAACGAACAGCACCATCTAAAAACACATCGgcgcattcacactggagagaagccctATCCCTGCTCCCAATGCGATGAGACATTCAGACACTTGAACAGCCTGCGAAGGCACGAGAGAGCTCACAGGGAGTGA